DNA from Evansella sp. LMS18:
AAAATGGCGCTCGGAATAGATTTCACACTGAGAGATGAACAGTCCGAACTGAAGAAAAAAGGCCAGCCATGGCTGAAAGCAAAGGGATTCAGGAATTCCGCAATCGTTACGGATTTTTGGGAATTTCCTGGTGAACAACAAATGAAAGAGACTGAATTTTCCTTAATTAAAAACGGGGATATTGTTCAAAAAGGCACCATAAAGGATATGATGTTTGGCTTTAAAGATATTATTAACTACTGCAACGACTATTTCAGCCTTAAAAAAGGAGATGTTATTTTTACGGGAACGCCTGAGGGAGTTGGACCTATCCAAGACAAAGATGAATTGAAACTTGTCTGGGGCAATGAAGAAAAGGGCTCTTTTCGCGTTAAAATGTAAATTAACTTCCGGATTGATAAGGGGTTCCTTCGCTGCTGCAGTGAATTAGAGCCTCTTTTCCAATAGTTGTTCAAATCCGCTGTATAAAAGAAAGGATGATAGAAATGGATCTAGGACTGAAAGGGAAGA
Protein-coding regions in this window:
- a CDS encoding fumarylacetoacetate hydrolase family protein, encoding MEEMKNIFCVGRNYANHAKELGNEVPDEPILFSKPTHSLASADGSSIVFPAGRGEIHHELEIVLYIEEEIPEEFEVTDVVKKMALGIDFTLRDEQSELKKKGQPWLKAKGFRNSAIVTDFWEFPGEQQMKETEFSLIKNGDIVQKGTIKDMMFGFKDIINYCNDYFSLKKGDVIFTGTPEGVGPIQDKDELKLVWGNEEKGSFRVKM